The sequence below is a genomic window from Streptomyces sp. NBC_00289.
GATCAGGAAGAACCGGCCGCACCACCAACCCTGTCAGCACTACCAAGCCCCTGTCAGCCCTCAACAGCCAATAGGCAACAGGGTCAAGATCACCTTCAAAGCCCTGCGCAGAGTCAGCCTCGACCCCAGCCGCATCACGAAGATCGCCGCCGCAGCCCTCGTCCTGCTCCAGATCGAACACGACCGCACCATCTGAACGATCACACACCGTCGTGACCCATTACTGACAAAGACTCACTGGGGCTACCTCACGTCCCACGAAACACGCCTGCGCTACCGGCAATGAGCGCGGCGAAGCTGACGTGGACTCCGGCGCAACGCCAGCGTTCGATTTTTTCGGGTACGCCCAGCAGAGCGGCGATATCGGAGCGTACCTGGGCAGGCTTGAGTTTGTGGGTGTTCATCAGTTGGCTCCGTATCCGGTGAGGGCGAGGGTGATACGGTCGCGCAGTTTCTGTTTGCTGATCTTCCCGACGGCGGTCCGGGGCAGTGCGTCGATGCTCTCGATCCGGTCTGGGAGCTTGTACTCGGCCAGACCACGGCTGCGGACGAAGTTGACCAGTTGACCGGGAGCGGCTGGGCAGTCGCTGGGCACGATGTAGGCGCAGACGCGTTCGCCGAGGAAGGCATCGGGCATGGCGACCACGGCGGCTTCGGCGACTCCGGGGTGGGCGAGGAGATGGTATTCGATCTCTTCAGCGGCGATCTTTTCGCCGCCCCGGTTGATTTGGTCCTTGGCCCGGCCGACGACGACGAGATGCCCGGTGGGTATCTGCTGGACGACGTCACCGGTGCGGTAAAAGCCTTCAGGTGTGAAAGCCGCCTTGTTGTGGTTGGGTGCGCGGTAGTAGCCGCGGATGGTGTTGGGGCCGCGCACGAGGAGGTTGCCCGGCTCGCCGGGTAGTACGTCGTGGTCATCGTCGTCGACGACGCGGATCTCGTCGTCGGGTGACAGGGGCTGGCCCTGGGTGGTGAACAGGAGGTCGTCTGGGTCGTCGAGACGGGTGAAGTTGAGCAGCCCCTCGGTCATCCCGAACACCTGCTGGAGCCGGGCGTCGAGCCCTGGCCGCACCCTTTGGGCGAGGTCCGGCTTGAGTTTGGCACCGCCTACCTGCAGCACCTCCAGGCTGGACAGATCCGCCGACGCTTGGGCGGCGGCGCTGAGCCACGCCTCGACCAGTGGGGGAACCAGCGCTGCGACCGTGGCGCGTTCCTGCTCGATCAAGGGAAAGGTGGTATCGGGCGCCGAGTTGGGGGACAGAACGACGCGTCCGCCGTTGAGGAAGGTGCCGAGCACCCCGGGCGCACTGAGCGAGAACTGGTGCGCCACTGGCAGCGAGCACAGGTAGACGGTGGAATGGGTAAAGCCGCACAGCTCCGCGCCGGCCCGCGCCCCGTATAGGTAGTCGTCGTGGGTGCGGGGGATCAGCTTCGGAGTCCCAGTAGTGCCGCCGGACAGATGTAGCACTGCGACATCGCCCGGGTCGGCGACCTGCCACCTAGTCTCCGCTTCGCCCGGTTCGGCCCGCACCTCGTCGGCCGACAGCCGCCCTTTCGACTCGCCAACGACGATCACATGCTTCAGCGAGGGCACGCTGCTCTGGACCTCAGAGGCCAAGGTCGGGAAGTCGAAACCGGCGTGCCGATCGGGAACGATGTAGGCGACCGCCTCAGTGTGCTGACAGACGTACGTCACCTCACTGCGGCGGTATGCAGGCAGCACAACGACGGGAATGGCCCGGAGCTTGAACAATGCGAAGAATATCTCCACGAACTCCGCCACATTCGGAAGCTGCAACACCACCCTGTCGCCCGGCCCGATGCCAAGACGCTGCAGCCCAGTAGCCATCCGGTTGATGCGCTCTTCCAACGCGGCGTAACTCCAGCGTCTGTCACCGGCGACCACGGCGATGCAGTCACCAAAGCGCCGGGCCCACATGGCGGGCAGCTCACCTAGGGCAATACCGGCCCAGTAGCCCCTGCTGCGATACCGGTCGGCAAACTCTGCCGGCCAGGGAACACACCCATCAAGCATCATAATTCTCCTCAAAATTTCGCCACTTTGATCAGCCGCCCCGGCATTTACCGGGCTCTCTGGGCTCCGGTGGAGCTTCGCAACCGCGGACGGTCCCGGGCCATGGTAGGAGAGTACGGCTGGCGCTCTGACTACGATGTTTCGAAGCGGCCGGTATCCCGCCGGGGCGCCAGCCTTGTCGCGTCGAACTGTCACGACTAGACACCAAGTGCGGGATCTCAGAGAAGATCGGCTGCGAGGCACGATCTGGCGGGTTCGTGGCCGATGGCCTGTCCATCGCCGTCATGACTTACCGTCACCACCGAATGTGAGACAGAGGCAGACGAGACGTTGATCAGGCGGCGCCGAGGTCGGCCCAGTGGTTGATGAGGCCGTCGGTGTCGTTGTCGGGGGCGGGGGTGGTGCCGGTGTGGTGGGCGAGGGTGGTGATGATGGTGGTGCCGCGGCCGTGTTCGTCTGTGGGGCGGGTGGTGGCCCAGCTGGTGGTGGGGGAGGCGGTGTGGGGGCCGCCGTCGCTGACGTGGACTTGGACGCGGCCTGGGCCGTTGGTGGTGGTGTGCAGGTGCAGGGCGACGGGGGGTAGGGCGTGGGTGACGGCGTTGGTGACCAGTTCGGAGATGACCAGCAGGGCGTCGTAGAGCTGGTCTTCGTCCAGTCCCCAGGAGGCCAGGATGGGGCGGGCGGCACGGCGGGCGGTGGCCGGTGCGAGCGGTCCGTGTTCCAGTGGCAGGCTGAACACGCGCGCACCGGCCGCGGCGGCGTGCGGCGCGGGGCGCTGTTGCCGGCTGTGGGAGGTCGTGGTGGTCGTCATCAAGATCACTGCCTGTCCGGAAGGGGGCCGGAATGCTTTTTCTGGTACTTCCAGCACACTCCCGTGGCGCGCAGGCTCCCTGAGCAGTCCATACCCAAAACCGAAAAAATCGGCTCATCGGATAGTGCTCTAGCTGGTTGAGGGCGCGATCTTCATGTCCGGGTCAGGACGCCACTGCGACCTGGAAGAAGACCTTCGGCCACCACCCGCTCGTCGCGTTCGTCGACCACGGTCAGGCCGGGTCCGGGGAGCCGGTGGCCGCCTTGCTACGGCCCGGCAACGCAGGCTCCAACACCGCGAGCGATCACATCACCACCACCCAGCTCGCCCTGGCCCAGCTGCCCAGACACCTGCGGCGGGGACGGCAGACGCTGATCCGCACCGACTCCGCCGGCGGCACGCACGCCTTCCTCGACTGGCTCACCAAGCCAGGCCTTGGCTGTCGTATTCCGTCGGAATAACCATCACCGACACCATCCACCAGCCGTCCTGAAGATCGCGAAGAAGGCGTGGACACCGGCCTACGACGCCGGTGGCACCGAGCGGCCCGGCGCCTGGGTAGCAGAGATCACCGACATAACCCGACCTCTCCTCCCGGCCCAACGGGATGCGGCTGACAGTCCGCAGGGAACGCCCGCACCCTGGCGCCCAGTTGCGCTTCACCGACCTCGACGGACTGCGGCTGACCTGCTTCGCCACCAACACCCAACGCGGCCAGCTCGCCGACCTCGAACTGCGTCACCGCAGACGGGCCCGCTGCGAGGACCGCATCCCAAACTCCCGCGACACCGGCCTGCGCAACCTGCCCCCGCACGCCGGGGGAACCTCACAAAACCAGATCTGGCTGGAGATCGTCTCCCTCGCACTCGACCTCCTGGCCTGGATGCCGATGCTTGCCCTGACCGGCGCCACCCGCCGCTGGGAACCCAAGAAGCTCCGCCTGCGCCTGTTCTCCGCCGCCGCACAGCTCGTGCACACTGGGCGCCGCCACTGGCTCCGCTTCACCGCCCGATGGCCCTGGACCGACGTCATCACCCACGCGACGACAGGCTCCATATCCTCCCGAACCCCGGCTGACCAGCCACTTCGACCATCCCGACAACCATCACCACCACACCGGCGAAGTGGAACCCGGCGCCCACCCGACGCGAAAGCCGGGCCCTCAGCCTGCCCCAGCCCCGAAAAGACCCCACCACACAGACACACCCTCCCCGTCAGCAAGCTGACGGGGAGGGTTATTCATAAGCCTCACCAGGAGGTTCGGAAGAACGCGAGTGCGGTGATGGTGCGGACGATGCTCGGGAGGGTGTCGAGTGGGCCGCGGTAGCGGGTGGCGAGGATCTTCCAGTCCTTCAGGTGTGCGATCGCTCGTTCGACGGCGGCGCGCAGGGTGCTGATGGACTCTGGTGCCGATATAGCCGAGGTCACCCATCGTCTCGCGGTCGGCGAACAGACCGGGGAAGCCTGATTCCCGCCAGGCGCGGATGTCGTGCCAGGACCCCGGAACGGGGGCGGAGACCGCGAGCAGGCCGCCGTCCAAAGTGGCGGCGATCTGCAGGTTGAACCCGGTGTCGCAATGCTTGCCGCTGAACAGCTCGGTGCCCCGGCCCGCCCAGTCCCAGGTGGTAACCAGCGTGCCGTCGACCAGCACCACCTTCCCCGTGCTCGCCTCCGCCGGGTCGGGGACGAACTCGGCAAGGACCTGCTCCAGCAGCGGCCCGAGCAGATCGAGCCGACGTGAGACGGTGGACTGGCTGCAGCCGAACAGCTCGGCCGCCGCCTGCTGGACTGGGTTCTGCCGCAGCAGGAACGGCACCATCACCACTGACCAGTACAGCCCCAGCACGGACGGCCGTCCCCGCGAGACCCGCCCGCTGCCGCCAAGCGCCGTATGCACCCGAGCCAGAGCTCGGTCAATTGCTCCGCATCCAACCCGGTTGTAACCTGCCAACCCAACGACCCCGCCCCGCAGGGCTTCGGCGAAGTAGGTGGGTGTCCGTTTCGTGATCACTTGAGGTCGAGCAGGGCGAGCGGGCGGTCCGCGTTGCGGGCGTTGTGTCGCAGAGCTGCTGCGATGTTGGTCGCGCCGGCCAGCCGCAGGGTGCCGATGGCGAGGTTGCGCCAAGTGGCCATCGCCCGGGGCGCGTTGCCGGTTCGCAGTGGTGAGGCGTCTTCGGCGAACGTGGTGTCTCTGACGTGGTGCAGGGCTTCGATCTGCCAGTGATCACGGATCAGGGCCGCCAGCTGGGCGGGGCCGGCCTGCTCAGCGGTGAGGCTGGTGACGGCGTAGACGGTCTTGATGGTGGTCTTGCCGGTCTTGCGGTCGGTGCGGCGACGCTTGATCTGGGCGGCCTGGCGGGCTCCGGGGAAGAGCAGGCCGTTGACCGTGACCACCTTGATCCGTCGGATCTCCGAGCGGCCGTGGCCGATGCCCTTCACACGGCCCTGCAGCGGGATCTCTGTCCACGGAAGGGATCTGAGCTGCTTGCGGAGCTTCTTCTGGTTGCCTTTGACGATCACGATGTAGTGGGCTTCGCGGCCGAGGAGGTAGTCGGCGTGCTCGCGTTGGTGTGCATGGCGTCACTGGTGACGACCACCCCGGCCAGGTCTGTGATGGTCTCCAGCAACGGCTGGAAGCAGGTGATCTCGTTCGTCTTCTCACCGACGTCCAGCTGGGCCAGGACCAGGCCGGTGGTGTGGTCCAGGGCTGCGAGCAGGTGGATCCTGCGGCCGTTGGCCCTGGCCGCTCCGCGAAGGCTTTTGCCGTCGACCGCCAAGCCGCTCGGCCGGCCCTGGGTTTGGTTGCGGCGGTCGGACAGCCAGCGGCCGACCGCCGGGTCCAATGCGTCGCCGTCGATCCGGGCCAGCAGTCGTCGGACTGTCGTTTCCGCAGGCAGGGCCCGTTTGGGGGAAAGGGGGTCGAGTCGCACGCCGCCGTGTTCCAGCACGTGGGGGGAGCGTCGGTGATCCATTCGCCGACCGCCAGCAGCGACGTCGCCCCCGCCAGTACCGCGCAGGCGGCCAGGGCAAGGACGCCGACCAGACAGTGGCGCACTCCACGGGGATCACGCGGATCGGGCACCTGGGCGAGGCGGCCCAGCAGTCCGGGCACTTCTTCCGGCGCGAGTCCTGGTGTCTGGGTACGAGTTGAAGTGGCCCTGGCAAGATTTTCGTGAAGCGGGGCTGTGCCACCGTGCGCCGGTGACGCTCCGTCACGGGTAGTGGCGTCGGAGGTGGGCCATGAGGACGACGCGGTGGCGTAGGAGCGGAATGCCGGCGCGGCCGGCCATGATCCGTTTCTGGAGTTTCAGGTCCGTGATGCGGCCTTCGTTGATGCCGGAGTTGAACGGGGTGGTGATCCCCTGTACGACTGCCGGCTGGTCTTCGCGGATGGCGTTGGCCAGGCTCGCCAAGGCGGGCAGGCCAGAGGCCGCGAGTTGGTCGAGCCAGGCCGGCAGCGGGGCGGCGTCGCGGGCATCGAGCATGGCCGCGAACTGCCTTACCGGTGTGGGTTTGGTCGAGCTCCGGGCAGTGTTCAAGCAGCCGACGGAGTGCCTCGGTGGGGTGCAGGCCGCGCTTCGGCGGTGTGGTGGTGATCCACCGGGCGACCTGGCGGGGCGAAGGTGGCCGCTCGCGCGGTGTGTCGATCGGCAGACCGCGGCGTAGCGGCGCGATGGCCATCTTGACCTGCTGGTCATGGCCGCCGTAGCCCTTGGCGGCAATCTCCTGGTGCAGCACGGTCGCGGTGTGCTCGCCTTCCTCCCACCGCTGCCTCAGATACTCCAGATACGGGTCGAGGCTCGTGGGTCGGCGGGGCGGAGTGCGCCGTACGCACTCCTGCCAACAGGCAGCGCGTGCGTACTTGGCCACGGTGCGGCGGTTCAAGCCGAGCTCGCGGGCTATCGCACTGAGACTGCGGGCCGTGCCGGTGTACCCCTGGACGGTCTCGAACAGTCGCTTCGCGTGACGGAGGGCGGGAGTATCGCCCCGCCTCGCACGGTTCGTCCGACGGCGGTGGGGCCGGTTCGGGTTGAAGTATTGCGGCGGCCAGGCAGCCGCGGTGGGCCGCGGCGATGTCCGAGACCCGCTTCGACAGCCCCTGCCACAGGTGAAAACGGTCGCTGACCTGCACCGCGTCCGGGGCTCCCTGGGCGATGCCCTGCCGGTAGACCAGCGAACCGTCCCGGCACACCACCTCGACGCCGGGATGCGCTCGCAGCCAGGAGGCCAGCTGCTCGCCATCGCGCCCGGCCCACAACTCGATCGGCAGCCGCGTGTCGGCATTCACCAGCAGCGTGCCGTAGACGTCCGCGTACAACGCAAAGTCATCCACAACCAGCACCCGCGGTGTCGCTACCGCCGGAAGCCCCATGCGCATCAACTGGAACAGCACACTCGTCCGCGACAACGGCGTCCTCAAGATGCGCAGAAGTCGGGCCCCGCCACGGCCGGCGAGCAACACCCCGGCCATCTCGACCAGATGCTGCAGCAGCGGACTGCGACGCTGACAGCGCACCGTCAGCCCCTCCACCTGCTCGGCAAACGTCCGCCGCCCGCAATCCACACTGTCACAAAACAACCGCCGCACCGCCAAACTGATCAGCACCGGGCGGCCCCCGGCGACATCGGCCAGCGTGCGGGAATACCGGCTGTGCACCCGCGCCGACTCGCACCGGCAATCCGGACACGCCACCATCAACTCGCAGGTACGGACAGCGATACGGACCACGCCACCCGACGACCACACCCGTTCCCCCGCACCAGCATCCAGGTGCGGCGACACAATTCGTACGAGATCATCACACTCGCCGAAGGTCCCACTACCCGTGACGGAGCGTCACCGGCGCACGGTGGCACAGCCCCGCTTCACGAAAATCTTGCCAGGGCCACGTTCACGTGTACGCCGACACCTGGATGCTCGCGGAGTTGGTCAAGGGCAGACGGGATCAGCGATGATGCTTCGGCAGGCACGGTCTTCCAGGCAGGTCACGGGGCGTCGAGAAGTCCATGATCTTGGAAGCCGTGCCTGTTCCGCTCTCCCTGACCGATCAACCAGGCGAACCGTCATGAACCGGACGCCCGGCGACTACGCCGAAGCCCTGGGAGCTGCCGAACAATAACTCCTCATGGGCTGGATGCGGTGGTGTCGGAGGGGACGAAGGCAGAACTGGTGGATGTGTTCGGGCTGTTGCTGCCACATCTCGATGAGCGGCAGCAGCGTCTGACGCTGGGTGCGGCGGCGGCCCGTGTTCTGGGCCATGGAGGGATTCGCAGGGTGGCCCAGGCGGCCGGGGTGGCTGAGTCCACGGTGTCGCGCGGGAAGCGGGAGCTGGAGGACAAGGAGGAGTCTGCGGGTCGGGTCCGGGCGCCGGGCGCGGGGCGGAGGTCCTTGCGGGAGGTGGATCCGGGGCTGGTGCCCGCGTTGCTGGCGCTGGTCGAGCCGGACCAGCGGGGCGACCCGGAATCTCCGCTGCTGTGGACGGTGAAGTCCACCCGGAATCTGGCGGCCGAGCTGACTCGGCAGGGGCGCCGGGTCGGCTCGGACACGGTGGGCCTCACTGCTGAAGGCGGAGGGGTTCTCCCTGCAGGGCACCTCGAGGACCACCGGGGGAGCCCGGCACCCGGACAGGACGCCCAGTTCCGTTACATCAACGATCAGGTCACGGCATACCTCGCCGACGGGCAGCCGGTCATCAGCGTGGACGCCAAGAAGAAGGAGACGCTGGGCAGCTACGCGGTCATCGGACGCGAATGGCACCGCGCCGGGCAGCCGGTGCAGGTCCGCGCGCATGATTTTCCCGAGAAGGGCGCCCAGAAGGCGGTGCCCTACGGAATCTACGACATCGGCGCGGACGCCGGCTGGGTGTCGGTGGGCTGCGACGGGGACACCTCCGCCTTCGCCGTGGCCACCTTGCGCCGCTGGTGGAACGGTGAGGGGCGACGCCGCTACCCGCACGCTTCCCGCCTGTTGGTCACCGCCGACGCCGGAGGCTCCAACGGCTACCGTGTGCGCGCCTGGAAGAAGGAACTCGCGGACTTCGCCTATGAGACGGGCGTTGATGTGACGGTCTGTCACTTTCTGCCGGGAACTTCGAAGTGGAACAAAATAGAGCACCGGCTGTTCTCGCAGATCAGCATCAACTGGCGCGGCAGGCCCCTGACCAGCCACGAAGTCGTCGTCAGCACCATCGGAGCGACCACCACACGCAACGGACTGTCGTCCACGCCGACTTCGACCCTGGCACTTACCCCACCGGGGGCACCGTCCCTGACAGTGTCATGGACCGCCTGCCCCTCACGCCGCACGACTGGCACGGCACGTGGAACTACACCCTGCGCCCCGAACCCCTCGCCCCTGAACCACCCCCGCCCGGTGCCGAGTTCGGGCGTTTCCCGGCCGGTGACAAGCTGCCTGCCTGGCTGCGGCACCCCAGCCTCACCGGACTCGAGCCCGCCGCCTTCGACGAGCTCACCGCCCGCTACCAAGCTGGTGCACCGAGCACCCGCCGATCTTTCTGCCCGGAAAGCGCCCCGCCGGCGGCCCC
It includes:
- a CDS encoding (2,3-dihydroxybenzoyl)adenylate synthase — its product is MMLDGCVPWPAEFADRYRSRGYWAGIALGELPAMWARRFGDCIAVVAGDRRWSYAALEERINRMATGLQRLGIGPGDRVVLQLPNVAEFVEIFFALFKLRAIPVVVLPAYRRSEVTYVCQHTEAVAYIVPDRHAGFDFPTLASEVQSSVPSLKHVIVVGESKGRLSADEVRAEPGEAETRWQVADPGDVAVLHLSGGTTGTPKLIPRTHDDYLYGARAGAELCGFTHSTVYLCSLPVAHQFSLSAPGVLGTFLNGGRVVLSPNSAPDTTFPLIEQERATVAALVPPLVEAWLSAAAQASADLSSLEVLQVGGAKLKPDLAQRVRPGLDARLQQVFGMTEGLLNFTRLDDPDDLLFTTQGQPLSPDDEIRVVDDDDHDVLPGEPGNLLVRGPNTIRGYYRAPNHNKAAFTPEGFYRTGDVVQQIPTGHLVVVGRAKDQINRGGEKIAAEEIEYHLLAHPGVAEAAVVAMPDAFLGERVCAYIVPSDCPAAPGQLVNFVRSRGLAEYKLPDRIESIDALPRTAVGKISKQKLRDRITLALTGYGAN
- a CDS encoding ATP-binding protein, translated to MTTTTTSHSRQQRPAPHAAAAGARVFSLPLEHGPLAPATARRAARPILASWGLDEDQLYDALLVISELVTNAVTHALPPVALHLHTTTNGPGRVQVHVSDGGPHTASPTTSWATTRPTDEHGRGTTIITTLAHHTGTTPAPDNDTDGLINHWADLGAA
- a CDS encoding transposase, with translation MVACPDCRCESARVHSRYSRTLADVAGGRPVLISLAVRRLFCDSVDCGRRTFAEQVEGLTVRCQRRSPLLQHLVEMAGVLLAGRGGARLLRILRTPLSRTSVLFQLMRMGLPAVATPRVLVVDDFALYADVYGTLLVNADTRLPIELWAGRDGEQLASWLRAHPGVEVVCRDGSLVYRQGIAQGAPDAVQVSDRFHLWQGLSKRVSDIAAAHRGCLAAAILQPEPAPPPSDEPCEAGRYSRPPSREATVRDRPGVHRHGPQSQCDSPRARLEPPHRGQVRTRCLLAGVRTAHSAPPTHEPRPVSGVSEAAVGGRRAHRDRAAPGDCRQGLRRP
- a CDS encoding transposase family protein yields the protein MLGLYWSVVMVPFLLRQNPVQQAAAELFGCSQSTVSRRLDLLGPLLEQVLAEFVPDPAEASTGKVVLVDGTLVTTWDWAGRGTELFSGKHCDTGFNLQIAATLDGGLLAVSAPVPGSWHDIRAWRESGFPGLFADRETMGDLGYIGTRVHQHPARRRRTSDRTPEGLEDPRHPLPRPTRHPPEHRPHHHRTRVLPNLLVRLMNNPPRQLADGEGVSVWWGLFGAGAG